The sequence ACCTCTTTGATTACAATAAAAAAGTTGATCTTCACTAACCTTTGAAGTAAAAGCTTCATGTTCTAAATGCGAAGTGTTATTTTTGACTTCAACGTATGGCGTAGTGTGAGCTGCACATTGATCACCAATAAGCAATGAATCGCATTGAGTGAAATTCCAAGCTTTATCGGCTTTAGGGTTAATTCGAACAAGTCCTCGGTAAGTACCAACACCTTTATCAGCAGAAATAGTTTTTGAGATAATAGTACTTCTAGTATTTTGACCTAAATGTATCATTTTAGTGCCTGTATCAGCTTGTTGATGCCCTTTAGTTAATGCTACTGAATAGAATTCTCCAACAGAGTTGTCTCCTTGTAGAATTACGCTTGGATATTTCCAAGTAATTGCCGAACCCGTTTCAACCTGTGTCCAAGAAATTTTAGAATTATCCCCGATACATCTACCTCGTTTAGTGACAAAATTATAAATCCCACCTTTGCCATTTTCATCTCCTGGATACCAGTTTTGTATTGTGGAATATTTTATTTCTGCATTATTCAATGTTACTAATTCAACTACAGCTGCGTGAAGTTGGTTTGTGTCAAACATAGGAGCACTACAACCTTCAAGATAGCTCACATAGCTATCATCCTCGGCGATTATTAATGTTCTTTCAAATTGACCAGTTTCTTGGGTGTTGATTCGAAAATATGTGGTTAATTCAAATGG comes from SAR202 cluster bacterium and encodes:
- the sufB gene encoding Fe-S cluster assembly protein SufB — translated: KNYQYGFITDIESETAPKGLNEDIIRFISNKKNEPEWLLEWRLKAYKHFLLLVERENIPEWANIKHDPIDFQDMYYYSEPKPKKELKSLDEVDPELLATYEKLGIPIAEQKKLAGVAVDAIFDSVSIATTFKEELSKYGVIFCPLSEAVQKYPELVQKYMGSVVPYSDNFYAALNSAVFSEGSFCYIPKGVRCPFELTTYFRINTQETGQFERTLIIAEDDSYVSYLEGCSAPMFDTNQLHAAVVELVTLNNAEIKYSTIQNWYPGDENGKGGIYNFVTKRGRCIGDNSKISWTQVETGSAITWKYPSVILQGDNSVGEFYSVALTKGHQQADTGTKMIHLGQNTRSTIISKTISADKGVGTYRGLVRINPKADKAWNFTQCDSLLIGDQCAAHTTPYVEVKNNTSHLEHEAFTSKVSEDQLFYCNQRGISTEDAHSLIINGFCKEVFTQLPLEFAVEATRLLDANLEGAVG